From Solibacillus sp. FSL W7-1464:
GCGGGAATTGTAAATATTTATGAGATTATTTAACAAGTTGGAGGGAATTTTTATGAGGAATTAAATAATTTGTTTTTAGGGAAAAGAAAATATGTCGATATTATGTGCAAATATCTCATTCCCCATGTAAGGGAATCAGAAAGAAGCCGATTTGCAATGAATATTTAGAAAAATCTATTTACACTGCATTTACAAATAGCTGTTTTGTTTACAAAAAAGAAAAATGCATCCCTATTAAGAGATGCATTTAAAATCTATTTTACTGCAGCTTCCGATTCTAATAATTCAATCGCTTGCTGTACTTCTTCTTCCGTTAAGTTGTGACGGACGATATAACGATTGCGTTCATGTTTAGTACATTCGATTGTACAGCCACCTAAATGCTTCGCTTCGTTCTCCTCTGATGCAATGATTTGCTCATTGCATTCAGGGTTAGCACAATTAACGTAGCGTTCACATGGTGTTCCATCAAAGTGGTCACGACCGACAATAACATGTTCCACCTGGTTGATCGGCACTGTCAAACGCTCATCGAATACGTACATTTGACCATCCCAAAGCTGACCTTTAGCAACCGGATCTTTACCGTATGTTGCAACGCCGCCATGTAATTGACCAACATCGCCGAAACCTTCACGCTTCATCCAGCCTGAGAATTTTTCACAGCGGATTCCGCCTGTGCAATATGTTAATACATTTTTACCTTCGAATAATTCACGGTTTTCACGGACCCATTGCGGCGTGTCACGGAAATTCTTTACTTCCGGACGAATTGCACCGCGGAAGTGACCGACATCATATTCATATGTGTTACGTACATCTAGTACGACTGTATTTTCGTCCTGCATTTCTTCCAGGAATTGCTCCGGAGATAAATAGCGACCCGTTAATTCATGCGGGTTCACAT
This genomic window contains:
- the trhO gene encoding oxygen-dependent tRNA uridine(34) hydroxylase TrhO, which codes for MNYQVLLYYHYTTIEDPAAFSEEHLAACKEIGLKGRILVAREGINGTVSGTIEQTQSYIDMMEAHPLFKGIVFKIDPAEGHAFKKMHVRPRPELVHLGLEEDVNPHELTGRYLSPEQFLEEMQDENTVVLDVRNTYEYDVGHFRGAIRPEVKNFRDTPQWVRENRELFEGKNVLTYCTGGIRCEKFSGWMKREGFGDVGQLHGGVATYGKDPVAKGQLWDGQMYVFDERLTVPINQVEHVIVGRDHFDGTPCERYVNCANPECNEQIIASEENEAKHLGGCTIECTKHERNRYIVRHNLTEEEVQQAIELLESEAAVK